From one Phocoena sinus isolate mPhoSin1 chromosome 6, mPhoSin1.pri, whole genome shotgun sequence genomic stretch:
- the TMEM252 gene encoding transmembrane protein 252 — protein sequence MQNRTCLVLCAFALLTGFLMICLGAFFISSGSLFNCQGNLILAYLLLPLGFVILLSGIFWSTYHQASESKGVFSCVLRQYGAQGALPLATVDRPDFYPPAYEESLDAEKQGCPAEQETSGVPPPPYTEMGLEFEDEGDAHPEAPPSYAESVADREEAATPLQDAERQNQEC from the exons ATGCAGAACAGAACCTGTCTAGTTCTCTGTGCCTTTGCCCTTCTGACGGGCTTCCTGATGATCTGCCTGGGGGCCTTCTTCATTTCCTCGGGCTCCCTGTTCAACTGCCAGGGGAACCTGATCCTGGCCTATTTGCTTCTGCCTCTGGGGTTTGTGATCCTTCTGAGTGGAATTTTCTGGAGCACCTACCACCAGGCCAGTGAAAGCAAAGGGGTGTTCAGCTGTGTGCTCAGACAGTACGGTGCTCAGGGGGCCCTGCCCCTGGCCACAGTGGACAG GCCAGATTTTTACCCTCCTGCTTATGAAGAGAGTCTTGATGCTGAAAAGCAAGGCTGTCCTGCAGAGCAAGAGACCTCGGGTGTTCCTCCACCTCCGTATACAGAGATGGGCCTCGAATTTGAGGATGAAGGTGATGCCCACCCGGAGGCCCCACCATCCTATGCCGAGTCTGTAGCAGACAGGGAGGAGGCAGCAACGCCACTGCAGGACGCTGAAAGGCAAAACCAAGAGTGCTGA